From one Lycium ferocissimum isolate CSIRO_LF1 chromosome 5, AGI_CSIRO_Lferr_CH_V1, whole genome shotgun sequence genomic stretch:
- the LOC132057186 gene encoding WAT1-related protein At2g37460, translated as MEAILELYNRAKPFLAVIFLQFGLAGMDILTKMALNEGMSNYVFVVYRHAVATLVIAPFAIILDKKVRPKMTRSIFAKLVLLSILEPVIDQNLYSIGLKYTTATFGAAMSNVLPAITFIMAWIFRLEKMKLTSIRSQAKIIGTLATVAGAMIMTLVRGPILELFWTKGIASHESQSGGLDLSHAIKGSIMITIGCFSWAAFMILQAITLRTYPAELSLTAWICLLGTAEGAIVAMVMERGKTAVWAINWDSKFLAAVYSGIFCSGLAYYIQGIIMKDRGPVFVTAFNPLSMVIVAIMSTIILREQLNLGRVLGAVVIVVGLYIVLWGKSKDHKSPSLDEQTIPTQEMTHETKIDRENLSQTVIHINPSTGTTATKDEST; from the exons ATGGAGGCAATACTTGAACTATACAACAGAGCAAAACCCTTTCTTGCTgtaatttttctccaatttgggCTAGCGGGCATGGATATCCTCACCAAAATGGCCTTGAATGAAGGAATGAGCAACTATGTATTTGTTGTGTACCGCCACGCAGTTGCCACTCTGGTTATTGCTCCCTTTGCAATAATTCTAGATAA GAAAGTAAGACCAAAGATGACTCGCTCAATATTTGCTAAGTTGGTACTTCTTAGCATACTGGA GCCAGTCATAGACCAGAATCTCTACTCTATTGGCCTGAAATACACAACAGCCACTTTTGGAGCTGCAATGTCCAATGTTCTTCCTGCCATTACTTTTATAATGGCCTGGATATTCAG GCTTGAGAAGATGAAGCTTACAAGCATCCGCAGCCAAGCAAAAATAATTGGCACTCTTGCCACAGTTGCAGGAGCTATGATCATGACACTGGTACGAGGGCCAATACTTGAACTATTTTGGACAAAAGGAATTGCCAGTCATGAATCTCAAAGTGGTGGGTTAGATCTAAGCCATGCTATCAAAGGTTCCATCATGATAACAATTGGGTGCTTCAGTTGGGCTGCATTCATGATTTTGCAG GCAATCACATTACGGACTTATCCCGCTGAGCTCTCGCTCACTGCTTGGATATGCTTGTTGGGAACAGCTGAGGGAGCCATAGTAGCAATGGTAATGGAGAGAGGAAAAACTGCAGTGTGGGCCATAAACTGGGACTCTAAGTTTCTTGCAGCTGTATACAGT GGAATATTCTGTTCAGGACTTGCGTATTACATCCAAGGAATCATAATGAAAGACAGAGGCCCTGTTTTCGTCACAGCTTTCAATCCATTAAGCATGGTTATTGTAGCTATAATGAGTACCATCATTCTACGTGAACAACTGAACCTGGGAAG GGTACTTGGTGCTGTTGTGATTGTTGTCGGTCTTTACATTGTCCTGTGGGGTAAAAGCAAGGATCACAAATCTCCATCACTCGATgaacaaacaataccaacacagGAAATGACGCATGAAACCAAAATTGACAGGGAAAATCTAAGTCAGACAGTTATCCACATCAATCCATCGACAGGAACAACTGCTACCAAAGATGAGAGCACGTAA
- the LOC132057973 gene encoding DNA-directed RNA polymerase III subunit RPC2-like: MDIWISRGENKHTVVYTCINGPDFLFTRKVQQDYLGNKRYELSGHLLSLLFEDLLKRMNDEARKTVDASLAKRTRKDVSFLQVCTLEFDSKAIITVIKHNFK; the protein is encoded by the exons atggatatttggatttcaagGGGAGAAAACAAACACACCGTTGTTTATACATGCATAAATGGACCTGATTTCTTGTTTACCAGGAAAGTTCAACAG GACTACTTGGGGAATAAACGATATGAGCTCTCCGGTCACCTACTATCCCTCCTTTTTGAG GATTTGCTCAAGAGAATGAATGATGAAGCTAGGAAGACTGTTGATGCTAGTTTAGCAAAAAGAACAAGGAAGGATGTCAGCTTCTTACAAGTATGCACTTTGGAGTTTGATAGCAAAGCTATTATTACTGTGATAAAgcataattttaaataa
- the LOC132057185 gene encoding uncharacterized protein LOC132057185 isoform X1, with amino-acid sequence MAYDNSSTLEPKRSHQWFMDGVEPELFPNKKQAIEVPNHSSFSGLLSSNIAPWMNTPGFHSVPGQYAERHFDNESARSLSFDDSSVPSVGIGNMNMARKVMEDSFGSDSSFGLSISHTLEDPRSGLNFSGIRKVKVSQVKEAENFMPVSMGDTYTRGISNAMSSNAMPTDHAFSKAEENCIAMGLSFNGGDDNLMSLGDTFNREDNNFISMGQPFNKVDSNEISAGHSFKESNSLSMSHPFCKDENNITMLNQSFSREDDSTISVSHSFNDNNTAIAIGQQFSNDDSTITSIGQTLNKIGDNNPPMSHCYSKVNDNTLSVSQTYSKVENNNLSMSQSFGRGESNIISFGGFNDDDDINSSGRLICSYELLMSQSSGQQSDIVTGKRLVESNADTITSAAQMAGSKEVISKKEEQKATKKPPSNSFPSNVRSLLSTGMLDGVPVKYIAWSREKELRGIIKGSGYLCGCQSCNFSKAINAYEFERHAACKTKHPNNHIYFENGKTIYGIVQELRNTPQDLLFEVIQTITGSSINQKSFRIWKESFLAATRELQRIYGKDEVRRLS; translated from the exons ATGGCTTATGATAACTCTTCCACGCTTGAGCCCAAACGTTCCCATCAATGGTTCATGGATGGTGTCGAGCCTGAATTGTTTCCGAACAAGAAACAAGCCATCGAAGTACCTAATCATAGTTCGTTCTCTGGACTTTTAAGTTCAAATATTGCTCCCTGGATGAACACTCCTGGTTTCCACTCAGTTCCAGGCCAATATGCAGAAAGGCACTTTGACAATGAAAGTGCAAGATCGCTCAGCTTTGATGACAGCAGTGTTCCATCCGTTGGCATAGGCAACATGAATATGGCTAGAAAGGTGATGGAAGATTCATTTGGAAGTGATTCCTCATTTGGTTTATCCATATCCCATACACTGGAGGATCCTAGATCAGGTCTTAACTTTAGTGGTATCAGAAAGGTCAAAGTCAGCCAGGTGAAGGAGGCTGAGAATTTCATGCCTGTGTCAATGGGTGATACCTATACCAGAGGGATCAGCAATGCAATGTCAAGCAATGCGATGCCAACAGATCATGCTTTTAGTAAGGCTGAGGAAAATTGCATAGCTATGGGACTCTCTTTCAATGGAGGTGATGATAATTTGATGTCATTAGGTGACACATTTAATAGGGAGGATAACAACTTCATATCTATGGGTCAACCTTTTAACAAAGTGGATAGCAATGAAATATCAGCGGGTCATAGCTTCAAGGAGAGCAACTCACTGTCAATGAGTCACCCTTTTTGTAAAGATGAAAACAATATTACTATGCTGAATCAAAGTTTTAGTAGAGAGGATGATAGCACTATATCAGTGAGTCACTCATTCAATGACAACAATACTGCCATAGCAATTGGTCAGCAATTCAGTAATGATGATAGCACTATTACATCAATTGGCCAAACTCTTAATAAGATCGGTGACAACAATCCACCTATGAGCCACTGCTACAGCAAAGTCAATGACAATACACTATCAGTGAGTCAGACCTATAGCAAAGTTGAAAACAATAATTTGTCAATGAGCCAATCTTTTGGCAGGGGAGAAAGCAATATCATATCTTTTGGTGGATTCAATgacgatgatgatataaattCTTCTGGAAGGCTGATTTGCAGTTATGAGTTATTAATGAGTCAGTCTTCGGGCCAACAATCGGATATTGTGACCGGAAAGCGGCTGGTCGAGTCAAATGCCGATACAATTACAAGTGCTGCTCAAATGGCTGGCAGTAAGGAAGTTATTTCTAAAAAGGAGGAACAGAAAGCAACTAAAAAGCCTCCTTCGAACAGTTTCCCTTCAAATGTGAGAAGCTTGCTCTCAACTGGCATGTTAGATGGAGTACCTGTCAAGTATATAGCTTGGTCCAGAGAG AAGGAGCTTCGTGGTATTATAAAAGGCTCTGGTTACCTCTGTGGCTGTCAGTCATGTAATTTTTCCAAG GCAATTAATGCTTATGAGTTTGAGCGCCATGCTGCTTGTAAGACAAAACACcctaataatcatatatacttTGAGAATGGGAAGACAATCTATGGGATTGTTCAGGAGCTCAGGAACACACCTCAGGATCTATTATTTGAAGTTATTCAGACAATTACTGGATCATCCATTAACCAAAAATCATTTCGCATCTGGAAAG AATCTTTTCTAGCTGCGACACGTGAACTTCAGCGTATATACGGGAAGGATGAGGTCAGACGACTGTCATAA
- the LOC132057185 gene encoding uncharacterized protein LOC132057185 isoform X2, with product MAYDNSSTLEPKRSHQWFMDGVEPELFPNKKQAIEVPNHSSFSGLLSSNIAPWMNTPGFHSVPGQYAERHFDNESARSLSFDDSSVPSVGIGNMNMARKVMEDSFGSDSSFGLSISHTLEDPRSGLNFSGIRKVKVSQVKEAENFMPVSMGDTYTRGISNAMSSNAMPTDHAFSKAEENCIAMGLSFNGGDDNLMSLGDTFNREDNNFISMGQPFNKVDSNEISAGHSFKESNSLSMSHPFCKDENNITMLNQSFSREDDSTISVSHSFNDNNTAIAIGQQFSNDDSTITSIGQTLNKIGDNNPPMSHCYSKVNDNTLSVSQTYSKVENNNLSMSQSFGRGESNIISFGGFNDDDDINSSGRLICSYELLMSQSSGQQSDIVTGKRLVESNADTITSAAQMAGSKEVISKKEEQKATKKPPSNSFPSNVRSLLSTGMLDGVPVKYIAWSREELRGIIKGSGYLCGCQSCNFSKAINAYEFERHAACKTKHPNNHIYFENGKTIYGIVQELRNTPQDLLFEVIQTITGSSINQKSFRIWKESFLAATRELQRIYGKDEVRRLS from the exons ATGGCTTATGATAACTCTTCCACGCTTGAGCCCAAACGTTCCCATCAATGGTTCATGGATGGTGTCGAGCCTGAATTGTTTCCGAACAAGAAACAAGCCATCGAAGTACCTAATCATAGTTCGTTCTCTGGACTTTTAAGTTCAAATATTGCTCCCTGGATGAACACTCCTGGTTTCCACTCAGTTCCAGGCCAATATGCAGAAAGGCACTTTGACAATGAAAGTGCAAGATCGCTCAGCTTTGATGACAGCAGTGTTCCATCCGTTGGCATAGGCAACATGAATATGGCTAGAAAGGTGATGGAAGATTCATTTGGAAGTGATTCCTCATTTGGTTTATCCATATCCCATACACTGGAGGATCCTAGATCAGGTCTTAACTTTAGTGGTATCAGAAAGGTCAAAGTCAGCCAGGTGAAGGAGGCTGAGAATTTCATGCCTGTGTCAATGGGTGATACCTATACCAGAGGGATCAGCAATGCAATGTCAAGCAATGCGATGCCAACAGATCATGCTTTTAGTAAGGCTGAGGAAAATTGCATAGCTATGGGACTCTCTTTCAATGGAGGTGATGATAATTTGATGTCATTAGGTGACACATTTAATAGGGAGGATAACAACTTCATATCTATGGGTCAACCTTTTAACAAAGTGGATAGCAATGAAATATCAGCGGGTCATAGCTTCAAGGAGAGCAACTCACTGTCAATGAGTCACCCTTTTTGTAAAGATGAAAACAATATTACTATGCTGAATCAAAGTTTTAGTAGAGAGGATGATAGCACTATATCAGTGAGTCACTCATTCAATGACAACAATACTGCCATAGCAATTGGTCAGCAATTCAGTAATGATGATAGCACTATTACATCAATTGGCCAAACTCTTAATAAGATCGGTGACAACAATCCACCTATGAGCCACTGCTACAGCAAAGTCAATGACAATACACTATCAGTGAGTCAGACCTATAGCAAAGTTGAAAACAATAATTTGTCAATGAGCCAATCTTTTGGCAGGGGAGAAAGCAATATCATATCTTTTGGTGGATTCAATgacgatgatgatataaattCTTCTGGAAGGCTGATTTGCAGTTATGAGTTATTAATGAGTCAGTCTTCGGGCCAACAATCGGATATTGTGACCGGAAAGCGGCTGGTCGAGTCAAATGCCGATACAATTACAAGTGCTGCTCAAATGGCTGGCAGTAAGGAAGTTATTTCTAAAAAGGAGGAACAGAAAGCAACTAAAAAGCCTCCTTCGAACAGTTTCCCTTCAAATGTGAGAAGCTTGCTCTCAACTGGCATGTTAGATGGAGTACCTGTCAAGTATATAGCTTGGTCCAGAGAG GAGCTTCGTGGTATTATAAAAGGCTCTGGTTACCTCTGTGGCTGTCAGTCATGTAATTTTTCCAAG GCAATTAATGCTTATGAGTTTGAGCGCCATGCTGCTTGTAAGACAAAACACcctaataatcatatatacttTGAGAATGGGAAGACAATCTATGGGATTGTTCAGGAGCTCAGGAACACACCTCAGGATCTATTATTTGAAGTTATTCAGACAATTACTGGATCATCCATTAACCAAAAATCATTTCGCATCTGGAAAG AATCTTTTCTAGCTGCGACACGTGAACTTCAGCGTATATACGGGAAGGATGAGGTCAGACGACTGTCATAA